A stretch of Anas acuta chromosome 3, bAnaAcu1.1, whole genome shotgun sequence DNA encodes these proteins:
- the DACT2 gene encoding dapper homolog 2, translating into MLLGAPRPGGGGGWDRGRVGERLQAALAGLRELQVLREQQRDLVRAALAMPQRGPAAGGEQPLCARSKERRLEATLSALKEQLSRLRRQDVGLKSHLDQLDQRISELKLDVSKTSSEYLDSDSRPSSGFYDLSDGGSCSLSNSCTSVYSESISSSHTSLLPSSQHPKARLSVFDYRPKSADETTVHTTSFQQQDSYASDGCRITASTDVSGTPARSRPRPVSTGDLERLIPADSRFQTETDHKSSLPPCHADLQLHSVDPKFQNDLVSKNGIDVYPYPSPLHAVALQSPLFSLMGTSPEADLQASPSKPMPSVTGPSLIRTRPTAEAKPGGYINKLLQLTRCKGNNRADASERVSTKSQPATMHQRLIITPSAGGVKINSSGSQLEKQASSLESNKAEGKLQREMPEGECAKQQETMRCVNEEQPSTLPDTEPSAVNSCYPAKSAARGSPLAEAMESSAECSSSCSQLCQEDSSLGNWNAKAVPPRKLPLKRSGNAKQGSTGGHERAARGEFVHAQFVPAESHQVRVKFASSKTKAVKIKRRNSEKVLRPGKQAFCVEKARGAHGAARLPAEWNQPQRPHAAKSLIRRPSYSGDVSGRSCSESSLFPAQVKLPTTPSRSELYRASANALYSLEGASVDTANKKKQQRKWQSTVEISAKAHGASSSGLGAAKQPARRASVLRTLSMRARSKSHHHGAYARSESDHSEYSAECASLFHSTIAETSEGEVSDFTANRFGDSESSESDSDGSSNSSSLALDYDEGDESELIWPEGSVRQSGTVQVSSRPLPPVPKICRIKASKALKKKIRRFQPASLKVMTMV; encoded by the exons atgctgctgggcgccccgcggccgggagggggcggcggcTGGGATCGCGGCCGGGTGGGCGAGAGGCTGCAGGCGGCCCTGGCCGGGCTGCGGGAGCTCCAGGTGCTGCGGGAGCAGCAGCGGGACCTGGTGCGGGCCGCCCTGGCTATGCCgcagcggggcccggccgccggCGGCGAGCAGCCCCTGTGCGCCCGCAGCAAGGAGCGCCGGCTGGAGGCAACCCTCAGCGCCCTCAAGGAGCAGCTG TCTCGTTTGAGAAGACAGGATGTCGGCTTGAAAAGCCACCTGGACCAGCTTGACCAGCGAATAAGCGAGCTGAAGCTGGATGTCAGCAAGACCTCCAGTGAATACCTGGACAGTGACAGCCGCCCCAGCTCAG GCTTCTACGACCTGAGTGATGGTGGTTCTTGCTCGCTCTCCAATTCTTGTACCTCTGTGTACAGTGAgtccatctcctcctcccacaCCAGTCTCTTGCCCAGCTCTCAACACCCTAAGGCAAGGCTCAGTGTGTTTGATTACCGACCCAAGTCTGCAGATGAAACTACTGTGCATACCACCAGCTTCCAACAGCAGGACAGCTATGCCAGCGATGGATGTCGGATTACAGCGAGCACAGACGTTTCTGGGACTCCTGCCAGGTCCAGACCGAGGCCAGTTTCCACAG GTGACTTGGAAAGACTCATTCCAGCAGACAGTAGATTTCAGACAGAGACAGATCACAAATCCTCATTGCCTCCGTGCCATGCAGACTTGCAGCTGCACAGCGTGGACCCCAAGTTCCAGAACGATCTGGTCTCCAAGAATGGCATCGATGTGTACCCTTACCCAAGCCCCCTTCATGCGGTGGCTTTACAAAGTCCCCTTTTCTCCCTGATGGGGACATCCCCAGAAGCAGACCTCCAGGCTTCCCCCAGCAAACCCATGCCTAGTGTGACAGGTCCCAGCTTGATTAGGACTAGGCCAACCGCTGAGGCCAAGCCGGGGGGTTACATCAATAAGTTACTGCAACTGACGAGATGCAAAGGGAACAATCGAGCTGATGCCAGTGAGCGGGTTTCGACAAAGAGCCAGCCAGCCACAATGCACCAGAGACTCATTATAACCCCCAGCGCTGGTGGAGTGAAAATTAACAGCAGCGGTAGCCagctggaaaaacaagcaagttCTCTGGAAAGTAACAAAGCTGaaggaaagctgcagagagagatGCCGGAGGGGGAATGTGCCAAGCAGCAGGAGACCATGCGCTGTGTGAATGAGGAACAGCCGTCCACTCTCCCTGACACAGAGCCATCAGCTGTGAATAGTTGTTATCCTGCCAAGTCAGCGGCTAGGGGCTCTCCGCTGGCAGAGGCAATGGAGAGCAGTGCAGAGTGCAGTTCATCCTGCTCGCAGCTGTGCCAGGAGGACTCCAGCCTGGGCAACTGGAATGCTAAAGCTGTCCCTCCCAGAAAGCTGCCCCTCAAAAGAAGTGGCAATGCCAAACAGGGTAGCACTGGAGGGCATGAGCGAGCTGCACGAGGTGAGTTTGTTCACGCCCAGTTTGTCCCTGCAGAATCCCACCAAGTCAGAGTCAAGTTTGCCAGctccaaaacaaaagcagtgaagATAAAGAGGAGGAACAGCGAAAAGGTGCTACGTCCTGGGAAGCAAGCCTTTTGTGTGGAGAAGGCAAGAGGGGCTCATGGggctgccaggctgcctgctgAGTGGAATCAGCCCCAAAGACCACACGCAGCAAAGAGCCTCATCCGGAGACCTTCGTACTCTGGTGATGTGAGTGGCAGGTCGTGCTCAGAGTCTAGCCTGTTCCCTGCACAGGTCAAGCTGCCCACCACACCATCCAGGTCTGAGCTCTACAGAGCTTCTGCCAACGCGCTGTATTCCCTCGAAGGAGCTTCTGTAGACACAGCCAacaagaagaagcagcagcGCAAGTGGCAGTCCACGGTGGAGATCTCTGCCAAGGCCCACGGGGCCAGCTCCTCTGGCCTAGGGGCAGCAAAGCAGCCAGCAAGGAGAGCCAGTGTCCTGCGCACCCTCAGCATGAGGGCTCGCTCCAAGAGTCATCACCACGGAGCTTACGCCAGAAGCGAGTCAGACCACTCTGAGTACTCTGCGGAGTGTGCTTCCCTCTTCCACTCCACCATCGCAGAGACCAGCGAAGGGGAGGTCAGCGATTTCACAGCTAACCGTTTTGGGGACAGTGAATCCAGTGAAAGTGACTCGGATGgcagcagtaacagcagcagcctCGCACTTGACTATGATGAGGGGGATGAAAGTGAGCTGATTTGGCCCGAAGGTTCAGTCAGACAATCAGGGACTGTCCAGGTCTCTTCCAGGCCTCTTCCCCCAGTGCCCAAAATCTGTCGCATCAAAGCTTCAAAGGCACTAAAGAAGAAGATTAGGAGATTCCAACCCGCTTCTCTGAAGGTTATGACCATGGTTTAA